A genomic segment from Curtobacterium sp. MCSS17_007 encodes:
- a CDS encoding flagellar hook protein FlgE encodes MLRSLYSGISGLRSHQQMLDVTGNNIANVNTVGFKSSTTVFQDTLSQMTQGAGGPQTGIGGTNPAQIGLGVQVAGVSTNFAQGSAQATGKATDLMISGDGFFVTRLGNDTVYSRAGAFDFDADGRLVTADGKIVQGYSATNGVVNDGGGLSDIMLPIDAAAPATATSSATVTGNLPSDTTVGETLTRDATVYDQYGTKHTLSLGYTRTTAGWSVTASNGQGTSATGAITFGADGKITGGRTLQVGGITVDMTQLSGFASLNTASISSQNGQEAGSLQGYSISKDGTVVGSFSNGSSLAIGRIALATFANPAGLEKTGASGYRATANSGNAAVGVPGSAGVGSLASGTLEMSNVDLSQEFTNLIVAQRGFQANARIITTSDEVLQELTNLKR; translated from the coding sequence GCTCGACGTCACCGGCAACAACATCGCCAACGTCAACACCGTCGGCTTCAAGTCGTCGACCACCGTCTTCCAGGACACCCTGTCGCAGATGACCCAGGGCGCCGGGGGACCGCAGACCGGCATCGGCGGGACGAACCCCGCGCAGATCGGCCTCGGTGTGCAGGTCGCCGGCGTGTCCACCAACTTCGCCCAGGGTTCCGCCCAGGCCACCGGCAAGGCAACCGACCTGATGATCTCGGGTGACGGCTTCTTCGTCACCCGGCTCGGCAACGACACCGTGTACTCGCGTGCCGGCGCCTTCGACTTCGACGCCGACGGCCGACTCGTCACCGCCGACGGGAAGATCGTGCAGGGGTACTCAGCGACGAACGGCGTCGTGAACGACGGCGGCGGTCTCAGCGACATCATGCTGCCGATCGACGCTGCCGCCCCCGCGACGGCGACGAGCTCGGCGACCGTCACCGGCAACCTGCCGTCCGACACCACCGTCGGAGAGACGCTCACCCGCGACGCGACGGTCTACGACCAGTACGGCACCAAGCACACCCTCTCGCTCGGCTACACCCGCACCACCGCGGGCTGGTCGGTCACCGCCTCGAACGGTCAGGGCACCTCGGCCACCGGCGCGATCACCTTCGGCGCCGACGGCAAGATCACCGGCGGCCGGACCCTGCAGGTCGGCGGCATCACCGTCGACATGACGCAGCTCTCCGGGTTCGCATCGCTCAACACCGCGTCGATCTCGTCGCAGAACGGCCAGGAGGCGGGCTCGCTGCAGGGCTACTCGATCTCGAAGGACGGCACCGTCGTCGGATCGTTCTCGAACGGGTCGTCGCTCGCGATCGGCCGCATCGCCCTCGCCACCTTCGCCAACCCGGCCGGACTCGAGAAGACGGGTGCGTCGGGCTACCGGGCCACGGCGAACTCGGGCAACGCGGCCGTCGGCGTGCCGGGCTCGGCGGGCGTCGGCTCGCTCGCATCGGGCACGCTCGAGATGTCGAACGTCGACCTGTCGCAGGAGTTCACGAACCTCATCGTGGCGCAGCGCGGGTTCCAGGCGAACGCGCGGATCATCACCACGTCCGACGAGGTCCTGCAGGAGCTCACCAACCTCAAGCGGTAG
- the ctaD gene encoding cytochrome c oxidase subunit I, which produces MVHWHTSTDHKTIGNLYLVTAFGYFCLAGLMAVVMRTELFTPGLDVLQTREQYNQLMTMHGTVMLLLFATPLFAGFANAIMPLQIGAPDVAFPRLNAFSYWLYVFGSLIAMGGFLTPAGSASFGWTAYAPLSDTTFEPGLGSTLWVAGLSMTGFSTILGAVNFITTAITMRAPGMTMFRMPIFTWNVLITSILVLMAFPVLAAALFGLLLDRVFDAQIYNPANGGALLWQHLFWFFGHPEVYVIALPFFGIVSEVFPVFSRKPIFGYKTLVYATISIAALSVSVWAHHMFATGGVLLPWFSLMTMLIAVPTGVKIFNWIGTMWQGSVTFETPILWAIGFLVTFTFGGLTGVILASPPLDFHVHDTYFVVAHFHYVVFGTVVFAMFSGFYFWWPKFTGKMLGERLGKIHFWMLFVGFHTTFLIQHWLGVIGMPRRYASYLEEDNFTWLHEVSTVGAMLTAASMIPFFLNIVQTMRHGQRILVNDPWGYGRSLEWATSCPPPRHNFTSIPRIRSESPAFDLNHPEAGVPVGRGPAMDAPDAATHDQATGRTRNPKQTDQEF; this is translated from the coding sequence ATGGTGCACTGGCACACGAGCACCGACCACAAGACCATCGGGAACCTCTACCTGGTGACCGCGTTCGGGTACTTCTGCCTCGCGGGGCTCATGGCCGTGGTCATGCGGACCGAGCTCTTCACCCCGGGTCTCGACGTCCTGCAGACCCGGGAGCAGTACAACCAGCTCATGACGATGCACGGCACCGTCATGCTGCTGCTCTTCGCGACACCGTTGTTCGCCGGCTTCGCGAACGCCATCATGCCGCTGCAGATCGGTGCTCCCGACGTGGCGTTCCCCCGTCTCAACGCGTTCTCGTACTGGCTCTACGTGTTCGGCAGTCTCATCGCGATGGGCGGCTTCCTCACACCCGCGGGCTCGGCCTCGTTCGGCTGGACCGCCTACGCTCCCCTGTCCGACACCACCTTCGAACCGGGGCTGGGGAGCACCCTCTGGGTGGCCGGGCTCAGCATGACCGGGTTCAGCACCATCCTCGGCGCGGTGAACTTCATCACCACCGCGATCACCATGCGCGCGCCGGGCATGACGATGTTCCGGATGCCGATCTTCACCTGGAACGTGCTGATCACCTCGATCCTCGTCCTCATGGCGTTCCCCGTGCTCGCGGCCGCCCTGTTCGGCCTGCTGCTCGACCGGGTGTTCGACGCGCAGATCTACAACCCGGCCAACGGCGGAGCGCTGCTCTGGCAGCACCTCTTCTGGTTCTTCGGCCACCCCGAGGTGTACGTCATCGCGTTGCCGTTCTTCGGCATCGTCTCCGAGGTGTTCCCGGTGTTCAGCCGGAAACCGATCTTCGGCTACAAGACCCTCGTCTACGCGACCATCTCCATCGCCGCCCTGTCGGTCTCCGTCTGGGCGCACCACATGTTCGCGACCGGCGGGGTGCTCCTGCCCTGGTTCTCCCTCATGACGATGCTCATCGCCGTCCCGACGGGCGTGAAGATCTTCAACTGGATCGGCACCATGTGGCAGGGGTCGGTCACGTTCGAGACGCCGATCCTGTGGGCGATCGGGTTCCTCGTCACCTTCACCTTCGGCGGCCTGACCGGCGTGATCCTGGCGTCCCCGCCGCTCGACTTCCACGTCCACGACACCTACTTCGTCGTCGCGCACTTCCACTACGTCGTGTTCGGCACGGTCGTGTTCGCGATGTTCTCGGGCTTCTACTTCTGGTGGCCCAAGTTCACCGGCAAGATGCTCGGCGAACGGCTCGGCAAGATCCACTTCTGGATGCTCTTCGTCGGGTTCCACACCACCTTCCTCATCCAGCACTGGCTCGGCGTGATCGGGATGCCCCGCCGGTACGCGAGCTACCTCGAAGAGGACAACTTCACCTGGCTGCACGAGGTGTCCACCGTCGGGGCGATGCTGACGGCAGCGTCGATGATCCCGTTCTTCCTCAACATCGTCCAGACGATGCGGCACGGCCAGCGGATCCTCGTCAACGACCCCTGGGGGTACGGCCGGTCCCTGGAGTGGGCGACCAGCTGCCCGCCGCCACGACACAACTTCACGTCGATCCCCCGCATCCGCTCGGAGTCCCCAGCGTTCGACCTCAACCACCCCGAGGCCGGCGTGCCCGTCGGCCGTGGCCCGGCCATGGACGCCCCGGACGCCGCGACGCACGACCAGGCCACCGGCAGGACCCGCAACCCGAAGCAGACCGACCAGGAGTTCTGA
- a CDS encoding glycosyltransferase codes for MQPLVLLASQTSTQVVLDNLAAFGHEALKYFPIGIAGIIVWSLWLYRVVLSARAKPVVNGFRTSTSVVVPSFHEDPDILLRCLESWREQHPDEIIIVLDVADTDAYRRIVAIGDPTVKPVLFHHVGKRSALGEGIRRAKFDVLVLVDSDTSWEPGLLEAVQMPFVDERVGGVGTQQNVYQRNSSIWRIIADWLVNLRYFNYVPAMGAAGAVPILSGRTAAYRRSAVMPVLDNLENEFFLGRRCIAGDDGRLTWLVIASGFRTVHQSTAKALSMFPASGKAFFKQRIRWSRNSYRTYLTAIAKGWVWRVPFVTKITVLQIILTPVTMGITMWYLLFSRLELSTVGVLFTVGWLLFGRAVRGASNLKRHPLDLLVLPVLALVVITVALPIKVYAFVTMNKQGWLTRHADQIGGDGQQARTLQPEPVAEARRPVPGVVVQPGAVAASASAGDQAVAA; via the coding sequence ATGCAACCGCTCGTCCTCCTCGCGTCGCAGACATCGACCCAGGTCGTGCTCGACAACCTCGCCGCCTTCGGGCACGAAGCCCTCAAGTACTTCCCGATCGGCATCGCCGGCATCATCGTGTGGTCGCTCTGGCTCTACCGGGTCGTCCTCTCCGCTCGCGCGAAGCCGGTCGTGAACGGGTTCCGGACCTCCACGTCGGTGGTCGTGCCGTCGTTCCACGAGGACCCGGACATCCTGCTCCGTTGCCTGGAGAGCTGGCGCGAACAGCACCCCGACGAGATCATCATCGTGCTCGACGTCGCGGACACGGATGCGTACCGGCGCATCGTCGCGATCGGCGACCCCACCGTCAAGCCGGTCCTGTTCCACCACGTCGGCAAGCGCAGCGCCCTCGGTGAGGGCATCCGGCGCGCGAAGTTCGACGTGCTCGTGCTCGTGGACTCCGACACCTCGTGGGAGCCCGGGTTGCTCGAGGCGGTGCAGATGCCGTTCGTCGACGAGCGCGTGGGCGGTGTCGGCACCCAGCAGAACGTGTACCAGCGGAACTCGAGCATCTGGCGGATCATCGCCGACTGGCTCGTCAACCTGCGGTACTTCAACTACGTCCCGGCGATGGGTGCGGCCGGCGCCGTGCCGATCCTGTCCGGTCGGACCGCCGCCTACCGTCGTTCCGCGGTCATGCCCGTCCTCGACAACCTGGAGAACGAGTTCTTCCTCGGCCGCCGCTGCATCGCCGGCGACGACGGTCGGCTCACCTGGTTGGTGATCGCGTCGGGCTTCCGGACCGTGCACCAGTCGACCGCGAAGGCGCTCTCGATGTTCCCGGCGAGCGGCAAGGCGTTCTTCAAGCAGCGGATCCGGTGGAGCCGGAACTCCTACCGGACGTACCTGACGGCGATCGCCAAGGGCTGGGTGTGGCGCGTGCCGTTCGTGACGAAGATCACCGTCCTGCAGATCATCCTGACGCCCGTGACGATGGGGATCACGATGTGGTACCTGCTCTTCAGCCGGCTCGAGCTGAGCACGGTCGGTGTCCTCTTCACCGTCGGTTGGTTGCTCTTCGGCCGCGCCGTCCGTGGTGCCTCGAACCTCAAGCGGCACCCGCTCGACCTCCTGGTGCTCCCGGTGCTCGCCCTCGTCGTGATCACGGTCGCGCTGCCGATCAAGGTGTACGCGTTCGTCACGATGAACAAGCAGGGGTGGCTCACTCGTCACGCCGACCAGATCGGCGGCGACGGGCAGCAGGCCCGGACGCTGCAGCCCGAGCCCGTCGCGGAGGCACGTCGGCCGGTCCCCGGTGTCGTCGTCCAGCCCGGCGCGGTCGCGGCTTCCGCGTCCGCCGGCGACCAGGCGGTGGCAGCATGA
- a CDS encoding right-handed parallel beta-helix repeat-containing protein yields MIAVRSAVLRSAAALAVGAGLVLAGLATAPAATAATTTGTTGSSAGRPYAGDPDKEARLVSAENDRIYNVRALASAARWSGLAVSQPYRLATGSSYTLVLVARGAPYTINDLTELAPSTFVKQPDGSWLLSENIVVENGATLRLASPDGLDIHLKSNHDGFVSIVTQAGGLQVIGSAKAPVAIDSWDPQAGAVDTQTSDGRAYVRVQGGTATLQYASFSHLGFWSGTTGGVSLTGTDLTTLDRASGDQEGKTKRTTEDVFGNAILPTGALPSTGESAANAGAYSYVSALVQHVTFDGNAFGLFLTSADGVTMSDATVERSLIDGLVLHRYVTNSTFTSVRSVDNAMDGIKMTRASTGIVFSQVRATDNGRNGITLNGSGLAAGPNAAGMPTTTYGNNALTDSTSADNGRYGIEVIGGKNIRVSGSTASGNEMGIVVRHDADDVVVRNNVVKDSAQNGIAVLDGPTATEVSENSVSGADIGVYLRESTSSSVTNNTISAARVHGVTAVGSAPGTEIQNNAVRGSGPSAIDLARADGAAQQGNTTVEWRSTKPLLVTLRAIFQPLTVLWLVLLTVVLVAAVGGLRRRRAGGREHPYAKLAPLSSFTRGSVDPETLGLPPAPGARGSHVADTAGTTPQTAS; encoded by the coding sequence ATGATCGCCGTCCGGAGCGCGGTCCTGCGCAGCGCGGCGGCCCTCGCGGTGGGCGCCGGACTCGTCCTCGCCGGACTCGCGACCGCGCCGGCGGCGACGGCCGCGACGACCACCGGCACCACGGGGTCCTCGGCGGGGAGACCGTACGCGGGAGACCCGGACAAGGAGGCACGGCTCGTCTCCGCCGAGAACGACCGCATCTACAACGTGCGGGCGCTGGCGTCAGCGGCCCGGTGGAGCGGCCTGGCCGTGTCCCAGCCGTACCGGCTCGCGACCGGCTCGTCGTACACCCTCGTGCTCGTCGCGCGTGGCGCGCCCTACACGATCAACGACCTCACCGAGCTCGCGCCCTCCACCTTCGTCAAGCAGCCGGACGGCTCGTGGCTCCTCAGCGAGAACATCGTCGTCGAGAACGGCGCCACCCTCCGGCTCGCCAGCCCGGACGGCCTGGACATCCACCTGAAGAGCAACCACGACGGGTTCGTCTCGATCGTGACGCAGGCCGGCGGACTCCAGGTGATCGGGTCCGCGAAGGCACCCGTCGCCATCGACTCCTGGGACCCGCAGGCGGGGGCCGTCGACACGCAGACGTCCGACGGGCGCGCCTACGTCCGCGTGCAGGGCGGGACGGCGACACTCCAGTACGCGTCGTTCTCGCACCTCGGCTTCTGGAGCGGTACGACCGGCGGGGTCTCGCTCACCGGGACCGACCTCACCACGCTCGACCGGGCGTCCGGTGACCAGGAGGGCAAGACGAAGCGCACGACGGAGGACGTGTTCGGCAACGCGATCCTGCCGACCGGGGCGCTCCCGAGCACGGGGGAGAGCGCGGCCAACGCGGGTGCCTACAGCTACGTCTCGGCGCTCGTGCAGCACGTCACCTTCGACGGGAACGCGTTCGGCTTGTTCCTGACGAGTGCCGACGGCGTCACCATGTCGGACGCGACCGTCGAGCGCTCCCTGATCGACGGCCTGGTGCTGCACCGCTACGTGACCAACTCCACCTTCACCTCGGTCCGTTCCGTCGACAACGCGATGGACGGCATCAAGATGACCAGGGCCTCCACCGGCATCGTGTTCAGTCAGGTCCGGGCGACGGACAACGGCAGGAACGGCATCACGCTGAACGGCAGCGGTCTCGCCGCTGGCCCGAACGCGGCGGGCATGCCGACCACGACGTACGGCAACAACGCGCTCACGGACAGCACGAGCGCCGACAACGGGCGCTACGGCATCGAGGTGATCGGCGGCAAGAACATCCGTGTCAGCGGATCGACCGCGTCCGGCAACGAGATGGGCATCGTGGTCCGGCACGACGCGGACGACGTGGTCGTCCGGAACAACGTCGTGAAGGACTCCGCGCAGAACGGCATCGCCGTGCTCGACGGTCCCACCGCGACCGAGGTCTCGGAGAACTCGGTCAGCGGAGCGGACATCGGCGTGTACCTGCGCGAGAGCACGTCGTCCTCGGTGACGAACAACACCATCAGCGCGGCCCGGGTGCACGGCGTCACGGCGGTCGGCTCCGCGCCCGGCACCGAGATCCAGAACAACGCGGTCCGCGGTTCGGGACCGAGCGCCATCGACCTCGCTCGGGCCGACGGAGCCGCGCAGCAGGGCAACACGACGGTGGAGTGGCGCTCGACCAAGCCCCTGCTCGTGACCCTGCGCGCGATCTTCCAACCGCTGACGGTGCTCTGGCTCGTGCTGCTCACGGTGGTGCTGGTCGCCGCCGTCGGTGGCCTCCGTCGTCGTCGCGCCGGAGGGCGCGAGCACCCCTACGCCAAGCTGGCACCGCTCTCGAGCTTCACCCGCGGTTCCGTCGACCCGGAGACGCTCGGTCTCCCACCGGCGCCGGGTGCCAGGGGATCGCACGTGGCCGACACGGCGGGCACGACCCCGCAGACGGCGAGCTGA
- a CDS encoding right-handed parallel beta-helix repeat-containing protein, whose amino-acid sequence MATGFSRYRSHLVVGAAGVALGAVVVGGVWAASSTPDAPTSAQSARSPEPDRTEAPAPTGSSTSTPRSTPSPTTGTTPGAAQAVVSCTRDATTPVTTAKELTAALSKAAPGQVIALAPGTYTGNFTGSATGTADRPITLCGPADAVLDGGDTDKGYVLHLDGASRWLLQGFTVRNGQKGVMFDGVQHSTIDGITVTDIGDEGIHLRAGSSDNTVRGSSVSNTGVRKPKFGEGIYVGSSKSNWCKVSDCREDQSDRNVVTGNTISDTGAENVDIKEGTTGGTLSDNSFDGTGMQGENHADSWVDVKGNGWTVTGNRGVHSPLDGFQTHELLDGWGTDNTFTDNHVDLGNSTGVAFAFRPVEGNTVSCDNTVVGSNEFSTTTCTG is encoded by the coding sequence GTGGCGACAGGCTTCTCCCGGTACCGGTCGCACCTCGTCGTGGGAGCCGCCGGCGTGGCGCTCGGGGCGGTCGTGGTCGGCGGGGTCTGGGCCGCGTCGAGCACCCCCGACGCGCCCACGTCAGCGCAGTCGGCCCGGTCCCCGGAGCCCGACCGCACCGAGGCTCCGGCACCGACGGGCTCCTCGACGAGCACGCCGAGGTCCACCCCGTCGCCGACGACGGGGACGACGCCGGGGGCCGCGCAGGCCGTCGTCTCCTGCACGAGGGACGCCACCACGCCGGTGACGACCGCGAAGGAACTCACCGCGGCGCTGTCGAAGGCGGCCCCTGGTCAGGTCATCGCGCTCGCCCCGGGTACCTACACCGGGAACTTCACGGGCTCGGCGACCGGCACCGCCGACCGTCCGATCACGCTGTGCGGTCCGGCCGACGCCGTGCTCGACGGCGGCGACACCGACAAGGGCTACGTCCTGCACCTCGACGGTGCCTCCCGGTGGTTGCTCCAGGGCTTCACCGTCCGGAACGGACAGAAGGGCGTCATGTTCGACGGCGTCCAGCACAGCACCATCGACGGGATCACCGTCACGGACATCGGCGACGAGGGCATCCACCTCCGCGCCGGCAGCAGCGACAACACCGTCCGTGGCAGCTCCGTGTCGAACACCGGCGTCCGGAAGCCGAAGTTCGGCGAGGGCATCTACGTCGGGTCCTCGAAGAGCAACTGGTGCAAGGTGTCCGACTGCCGTGAGGACCAGAGCGACCGCAACGTCGTGACGGGCAACACCATCTCCGACACCGGAGCCGAGAACGTCGACATCAAGGAGGGGACGACCGGTGGCACGCTGTCGGACAACTCCTTCGACGGTACCGGCATGCAGGGCGAGAACCACGCCGACTCCTGGGTCGACGTCAAGGGCAACGGCTGGACCGTCACGGGCAACCGCGGCGTCCACTCACCCCTCGACGGCTTCCAGACGCACGAGCTGCTCGACGGCTGGGGGACCGACAACACCTTCACCGACAACCACGTCGACCTCGGCAACAGCACCGGTGTCGCGTTCGCCTTCCGGCCGGTCGAGGGCAACACCGTCTCGTGTGACAACACCGTCGTCGGCTCGAACGAGTTCAGCACGACGACCTGCACCGGCTGA
- a CDS encoding UDP-glucose/GDP-mannose dehydrogenase family protein, translated as MSAPVTPIPTPDLPAVAEHPRLTVIGTGYLGATHAVSMAVLGYEVLGVDVDPAKIDALVAGRVPFHEPGLPEKLAEALASGRLRFSTSMQEAAEFGDVHFVCVGTPQQPGSNAADLTYVDSAFRELARHITRRALVVGKSTVPVGTAARLTELVHAVAPAGAAVEVAWNPEFLREGYAVQDTLHPDRLVFGVESPWAEAQLRAAFRPVLDEGTPLVVADLPTSELVKVAANSFLATKISFINAMAEICEATGADVSVLAGALSHDTRIGGRFLKPGLGFGGGCLPKDIRAFSARADELGVGQAVRFLDEVDGINMRRRQRTVDLVTEMADGDLRGKKIAALGAAFKPNSDDVRDAPALDVARMLREAGAIVTVHDPEAMANAARVRPELRYAPSMTAAVIDADVVVLLTEWQQFRDVDPEDLGALVHTRRIVDGRHALDADRYRAAGWEYRALGRPVAPRTVDISVDEQDRLQRIA; from the coding sequence ATGTCTGCACCAGTCACCCCCATCCCGACCCCCGACCTGCCCGCCGTCGCCGAGCACCCGCGCCTGACCGTCATCGGCACCGGCTACCTCGGCGCCACCCACGCCGTCTCGATGGCGGTCCTCGGGTACGAGGTCCTCGGCGTCGACGTCGACCCCGCCAAGATCGACGCCCTCGTCGCGGGCCGGGTGCCGTTCCACGAGCCCGGCCTGCCCGAGAAGCTCGCCGAGGCGCTGGCCTCCGGTCGACTCCGGTTCTCGACCTCGATGCAGGAAGCCGCGGAGTTCGGCGACGTCCACTTCGTCTGCGTCGGCACCCCGCAGCAGCCCGGCTCGAACGCGGCCGACCTGACGTACGTCGACTCCGCGTTCCGCGAACTCGCCCGTCACATCACCCGCCGCGCGCTCGTCGTCGGCAAGTCGACGGTGCCGGTCGGCACCGCGGCGCGGCTCACGGAGCTCGTGCACGCGGTGGCACCCGCCGGTGCCGCGGTCGAGGTCGCGTGGAACCCGGAGTTCCTCCGCGAGGGCTACGCCGTGCAGGACACCCTGCACCCCGACCGCCTGGTGTTCGGGGTCGAGTCGCCCTGGGCCGAGGCACAGCTCCGCGCCGCCTTCCGTCCGGTCCTCGACGAGGGCACACCGCTCGTCGTCGCGGACCTGCCCACGTCGGAGCTCGTCAAGGTCGCGGCGAACTCGTTCCTGGCGACCAAGATCTCCTTCATCAACGCGATGGCGGAGATCTGCGAGGCGACCGGCGCCGACGTCAGCGTGCTCGCCGGCGCGCTGTCGCACGACACGCGCATCGGCGGCCGCTTCCTCAAGCCCGGACTCGGGTTCGGTGGCGGGTGCCTGCCGAAGGACATCCGTGCGTTCTCAGCCCGCGCCGACGAGCTCGGCGTCGGTCAGGCCGTCCGCTTCCTGGACGAGGTCGACGGCATCAACATGCGCCGTCGTCAGCGGACGGTGGACCTGGTGACGGAGATGGCCGACGGCGACCTGCGCGGCAAGAAGATCGCGGCGCTCGGCGCCGCGTTCAAACCGAACTCCGACGACGTCCGCGACGCCCCGGCGCTCGACGTCGCCCGGATGCTCCGCGAGGCGGGTGCGATCGTCACGGTCCACGACCCGGAGGCGATGGCGAACGCCGCACGTGTGCGCCCGGAACTCCGGTACGCGCCGTCGATGACCGCTGCGGTGATCGACGCGGACGTCGTGGTGCTGCTCACCGAGTGGCAGCAGTTCCGCGACGTCGATCCCGAGGACCTGGGCGCCCTCGTGCACACCCGGAGGATCGTCGACGGTCGGCACGCGCTCGACGCGGATCGGTACCGTGCCGCAGGGTGGGAGTACCGGGCGCTCGGTCGGCCGGTCGCGCCGCGCACGGTCGACATCAGCGTCGACGAGCAGGACCGGCTCCAGCGCATCGCCTGA
- a CDS encoding MFS transporter, giving the protein MTTAHQPPARGLAPLYLAGFTTAFGAHGVASILGAETDDIGLSLVTLGAVLALYDVAEVVLKPLFGALSDRIGAKPVIVGGLVGFAVASVLAIVHPSVLVLALARLGQGAAASAFSPASSAAVARLAGRERLGRSFGRYGAWKSLGYVLGPVLGILLVEGISLRALYVALTVLAVVAALWAALAMPTLPVQPRRRTTLADLVRQTTDPTFLVPTALLATTTGVLGVAVGFLPLLAVRLGLPAVVGAVAIAVVALVSTVVQPRAGRLRDQGRLDTRVGSTGGLVLAATGLGLLAAAPGPVTLFVAAVAVGGMLGTVTPLAFAHLAASTPEERMGRTMGNAELGREVGDAGGPLLVGAVATAWTLPGALALVAVATAGAGALSWRALRARAADGTTRPTEED; this is encoded by the coding sequence GTGACGACTGCACACCAGCCGCCCGCCCGTGGCCTCGCGCCCCTGTACCTCGCCGGCTTCACGACGGCGTTCGGCGCGCACGGGGTCGCCAGCATCCTCGGCGCGGAGACGGACGACATCGGCCTCTCGCTGGTCACCCTCGGCGCCGTGCTCGCCCTGTACGACGTCGCCGAGGTCGTCCTCAAGCCGCTGTTCGGTGCGCTGAGCGACCGGATCGGCGCGAAGCCGGTGATCGTCGGCGGTCTGGTCGGGTTCGCCGTGGCGTCGGTGCTGGCGATCGTGCACCCGAGCGTGCTCGTCCTCGCGCTCGCCCGGCTCGGTCAGGGGGCGGCGGCGTCCGCGTTCTCCCCCGCGTCGTCCGCGGCGGTGGCGCGCCTCGCCGGCCGGGAACGCCTCGGTCGCTCCTTCGGCCGCTACGGCGCGTGGAAGAGCCTGGGCTACGTGCTCGGCCCGGTACTCGGCATCCTGCTCGTGGAGGGCATCAGCCTCCGGGCCCTCTACGTCGCCCTGACCGTCCTCGCCGTGGTCGCCGCACTGTGGGCCGCGCTCGCCATGCCGACCCTGCCCGTGCAACCCCGTCGACGCACCACCCTGGCGGACCTGGTCCGGCAGACGACCGACCCGACCTTCCTCGTGCCGACGGCGCTCCTGGCCACGACGACGGGCGTGCTCGGCGTCGCGGTCGGGTTCCTGCCGCTCCTCGCCGTCCGCCTCGGCCTGCCCGCCGTGGTCGGCGCGGTCGCCATCGCCGTCGTCGCCCTCGTCTCGACGGTGGTGCAGCCGCGGGCGGGCCGGTTGCGCGACCAGGGGCGCCTCGACACCCGTGTCGGCAGCACGGGCGGACTCGTCCTGGCAGCCACCGGCCTCGGTCTCCTGGCCGCCGCTCCCGGGCCCGTCACCCTCTTCGTCGCCGCGGTTGCCGTCGGTGGCATGCTCGGCACGGTCACGCCCCTCGCCTTCGCGCACCTGGCCGCGTCGACGCCGGAGGAGCGCATGGGGCGGACGATGGGCAACGCGGAGCTCGGGCGCGAGGTCGGCGACGCCGGGGGCCCGCTCCTGGTCGGCGCGGTCGCGACGGCGTGGACGCTGCCCGGCGCCCTGGCCCTCGTCGCGGTCGCGACGGCAGGGGCAGGAGCACTGAGCTGGCGCGCACTGCGTGCACGCGCGGCCGACGGCACCACGCGCCCGACCGAGGAGGACTGA
- a CDS encoding inositol monophosphatase family protein, translated as MDDHATADAAVTGTPLTDAALAAALVTDAARLAADMREGGTTAERKTSAADLVTAADRAAEDLVRTALLRHRPDDGVLGEEGARVDAVDGRRWTVDPIDGTYNYVAGLPAWCSAVSLEADGALLVGAVRRHLPAETWVASDGRTTRDGVPVPAVPDVPLAGSSVATFLNASHLRGDAAVPMVELLAAAATVRVSGSGSCDLADVAAGRIGLWVQTDCADWDWLPGRALVEGAGGAAVVVRAQGHDWHLAGAPTAVREAVALLTA; from the coding sequence ATGGACGACCACGCCACCGCCGACGCCGCCGTGACCGGCACCCCGCTGACCGACGCCGCGCTCGCGGCCGCCCTCGTGACCGATGCCGCCCGGCTCGCCGCCGACATGCGGGAGGGCGGGACGACGGCCGAGCGCAAGACGTCGGCCGCCGACCTCGTGACCGCCGCCGACCGCGCGGCCGAGGACCTCGTCCGCACCGCGCTCCTGCGCCACCGTCCGGACGACGGCGTCCTGGGCGAGGAGGGCGCCCGGGTCGACGCGGTGGACGGGCGCCGGTGGACCGTCGACCCGATCGACGGCACCTACAACTACGTCGCCGGGCTCCCGGCCTGGTGCAGCGCCGTCTCGCTCGAGGCCGACGGCGCGCTGCTCGTGGGTGCCGTGCGTCGTCACCTGCCAGCCGAGACGTGGGTGGCCTCGGACGGACGCACGACGCGCGACGGCGTGCCCGTGCCGGCGGTCCCGGACGTCCCGCTCGCCGGCAGCAGTGTCGCGACGTTCCTCAACGCCTCCCACCTCCGCGGCGACGCGGCGGTGCCGATGGTCGAGCTCCTCGCTGCAGCCGCCACGGTGCGGGTGAGCGGCTCGGGCTCGTGCGACCTGGCCGACGTCGCGGCCGGACGCATCGGGCTCTGGGTGCAGACGGACTGCGCGGACTGGGACTGGCTGCCCGGCCGGGCCCTCGTCGAGGGTGCGGGCGGCGCGGCGGTCGTGGTCCGCGCACAGGGCCACGACTGGCACCTCGCCGGTGCACCGACGGCGGTGCGCGAGGCGGTGGCGCTGCTCACCGCGTGA